Proteins encoded together in one Chryseobacterium wanjuense window:
- a CDS encoding putative type IX sorting system protein PorV2, with product MKKYLLLVFSLLFGISQSQIIRKYSNEFLNIGAGARGLAMGGAVVSNQDDVYSPMWNPAGLMAIEKDWQGAAMHAEYFESIAKYDYLAYAKVLETGVFGVSVVRLGVDNILNTTQLIDTEGNIDYDKITKFSQSDYAAILSYAFNPAGNTKLDVGVNAKIVYRNVGKFANGYGFGFDIGAIYKMDNGYKIGGMLRDATTTVNFWSVNQKELSTIVNGEEFNPAPKDKMELTMPKLNVGVSKNFEINSSVYVLPEAGINVDFAKTAALISTDFASITPYAGAELGYQKMIFVRLGVNRFQSITDIEDLKRKVSFQPSAGIGIRYRGLTLDYAITNSGIGGSNFYSNFFSLKLDMGQFRND from the coding sequence ATGAAAAAATATCTTTTACTCGTATTTTCCCTGTTATTTGGGATCTCACAATCTCAGATTATCAGAAAATATTCCAACGAATTTTTAAATATTGGTGCAGGAGCCAGAGGTTTGGCTATGGGTGGAGCTGTAGTTTCTAACCAGGATGATGTGTATTCTCCGATGTGGAACCCGGCTGGCTTAATGGCGATCGAAAAAGATTGGCAGGGAGCAGCAATGCACGCAGAATATTTCGAGTCGATTGCTAAGTATGATTACCTGGCGTACGCAAAAGTTCTGGAAACAGGTGTTTTCGGGGTTTCTGTGGTAAGATTGGGGGTTGATAATATCTTGAATACAACCCAGTTGATCGATACGGAAGGAAATATTGATTACGATAAGATCACAAAATTCTCACAATCCGATTACGCGGCCATTCTTTCTTATGCTTTTAATCCTGCAGGAAACACCAAATTAGACGTTGGGGTGAATGCCAAAATCGTATACAGAAATGTAGGAAAATTTGCTAACGGATACGGTTTCGGTTTTGATATCGGTGCCATCTATAAAATGGACAACGGTTATAAAATCGGGGGGATGTTGAGAGATGCAACGACTACGGTCAACTTCTGGAGTGTAAACCAAAAAGAGCTTTCCACGATTGTAAATGGTGAAGAATTCAACCCGGCACCGAAAGATAAAATGGAATTAACGATGCCAAAACTGAACGTTGGGGTAAGCAAAAATTTTGAAATCAACAGCAGTGTGTATGTTTTGCCGGAAGCAGGAATCAATGTAGATTTTGCGAAAACGGCAGCACTTATTTCTACAGATTTTGCGAGTATTACACCTTATGCCGGTGCGGAATTAGGCTATCAGAAAATGATTTTTGTGAGATTGGGGGTTAATAGATTCCAGTCGATTACTGATATTGAAGATTTGAAAAGAAAGGTTTCTTTCCAGCCAAGTGCGGGGATCGGGATCAGATACAGAGGTCTTACGTTGGATTACGCGATTACGAATTCAGGAATCGGGGGATCAAATTTCTATTCCAATTTCTTCTCTCTGAAACTGGATATGGGACAGTTTAGAAATGATTAA
- a CDS encoding DMT family transporter: MHKLALFRLHLIVFLWGFTAILGKLIHANAQILVFYRMLFAAVFLFVFIRIYKKESIKVSKKIFFQLAAIGFAMALHWFCFFYSIKVSNVSIALSCLSLSTLFASILEPVIFKRKIDISEVLMGVVIVACILLIFKTEFQYKEGILYGVLCAIFGTIFSVFNGKMFGKTSSGNIIFYEIFCGWAILMIIYLFTGQIFQMNEISYRDIALICLLASVFTAFPMLESVNLMKYISPFTLILTVNLEPVYGIILAFFIFGESEHMSPIFYIASGVMILAIIANGLIKAKKQKTLN; encoded by the coding sequence ATGCATAAATTAGCTCTTTTCAGATTGCATTTGATTGTATTTTTATGGGGATTTACGGCAATTTTAGGAAAACTGATTCATGCAAATGCCCAGATTCTGGTTTTTTACCGGATGTTGTTTGCGGCTGTCTTTTTGTTTGTTTTTATCAGAATTTACAAAAAGGAGAGCATTAAAGTTTCTAAGAAAATTTTCTTCCAGTTAGCGGCAATCGGCTTTGCTATGGCGCTTCATTGGTTTTGCTTCTTTTACTCGATTAAAGTTTCCAATGTTTCCATTGCTTTGAGCTGTCTGTCGTTATCGACATTATTTGCTTCGATTTTAGAGCCGGTTATTTTTAAACGGAAAATAGATATCTCGGAGGTTCTCATGGGCGTGGTGATTGTCGCCTGTATTTTGTTAATTTTTAAAACAGAGTTTCAATATAAAGAAGGTATTCTCTACGGTGTTCTCTGTGCGATTTTCGGGACAATATTTTCTGTATTTAACGGAAAGATGTTTGGAAAAACGAGTTCAGGAAATATTATTTTTTACGAAATTTTCTGTGGATGGGCTATTTTAATGATTATTTATTTGTTTACCGGACAAATTTTTCAGATGAATGAAATAAGTTACCGCGATATTGCGTTAATATGCTTATTGGCAAGTGTTTTCACGGCTTTTCCGATGTTGGAATCGGTGAATCTAATGAAGTATATTTCGCCTTTTACACTAATTTTAACAGTTAATTTAGAACCAGTTTACGGAATTATACTAGCTTTTTTTATCTTTGGGGAATCAGAACATATGAGTCCGATTTTTTATATTGCTTCAGGTGTTATGATACTGGCAATCATTGCCAATGGATTAATAAAAGCTAAGAAACAAAAAACGTTAAATTAA